Proteins encoded in a region of the Armatimonadota bacterium genome:
- a CDS encoding Gfo/Idh/MocA family oxidoreductase has translation MTRVGIVGCGNICPIYIQNLTSFSGTEVTAVSDLDTSRADRRAREFGVPWSGNPQELMSRDDVDVVLDLTVPKAHFQVASAALEAGKHVYNEKPLAVAWDEGRKLVGQAKAAGLRIGCAPDTVLGAGVQTCRALIDAGEIGTPVAVQAFMMCPGHESWHPDPAFYYEVGGGPLFDMGPYYLSALVTLLGPVRRVTGSTRTSFPTRTVTSEPKRGLKVRVETPTHLTTVLDFVQGAVGHLTTSFDVVAHSMPHIEVYGSEGTLQVPDPNGFGGPVRIRKRGDADWTEVPLDRAYSENSRGLGVLDMGLAVVEGRPHRCDGETALHVLEIMHAAHWASEQGSHVTLETRPDRPEPMPAGVFG, from the coding sequence GTGACCAGAGTCGGCATCGTGGGCTGCGGCAACATCTGCCCGATCTACATTCAAAACCTCACGTCGTTTTCCGGTACCGAAGTCACCGCCGTCTCCGATTTGGACACGTCAAGGGCCGATCGGCGGGCCCGCGAGTTCGGTGTGCCCTGGTCGGGAAACCCCCAGGAACTCATGTCCCGCGACGACGTCGACGTCGTCCTCGACCTTACCGTGCCGAAAGCCCATTTCCAGGTCGCGTCTGCGGCCCTCGAAGCCGGCAAACACGTCTACAACGAGAAACCGCTGGCGGTCGCTTGGGACGAGGGCCGCAAGCTGGTCGGTCAAGCGAAAGCCGCCGGCCTCCGGATCGGTTGCGCGCCCGACACCGTCCTCGGAGCGGGCGTTCAAACGTGCCGGGCCCTGATCGATGCGGGCGAGATCGGGACCCCCGTCGCCGTCCAGGCCTTCATGATGTGTCCAGGACATGAATCCTGGCATCCCGATCCCGCCTTCTATTACGAAGTCGGCGGAGGGCCCCTCTTCGACATGGGGCCGTACTATCTCTCGGCCTTAGTGACCCTCCTTGGGCCGGTCCGCAGGGTGACGGGTTCGACAAGGACATCGTTTCCCACACGGACGGTCACCAGTGAGCCTAAGCGCGGCCTAAAGGTCCGAGTCGAGACGCCGACCCACCTGACCACTGTCCTGGACTTCGTCCAAGGAGCCGTCGGACACCTGACGACGAGCTTCGACGTCGTCGCCCATTCGATGCCCCACATCGAGGTCTACGGTTCCGAGGGAACGCTACAAGTCCCCGATCCGAACGGCTTCGGCGGGCCCGTCCGGATCCGGAAACGAGGGGACGCCGATTGGACCGAAGTCCCTCTGGATCGCGCGTACTCCGAGAATTCTCGCGGGCTCGGAGTCCTCGACATGGGACTTGCCGTCGTCGAAGGTCGTCCCCATAGGTGCGACGGGGAGACCGCGCTCCATGTGCTCGAGATCATGCACGCGGCCCATTGGGCCAGCGAACAGGGGTCACACGTCACGTTGGAAACGCGGCCCGACCGACCAGAACCCATGCCGGCAGGCGTGTTCGGATGA